The sequence below is a genomic window from Methylotuvimicrobium sp. KM2.
TACGCTGGATACTTTGCCTGATGTCGGGATTCTATTGAAGCTTGACTCGACTTGGCAAAATGCAAAGCCTTAGGCATACTTTACCAATCAATCGAGTAGCGAGGAACAAATAATGGACGAAAAGAAACCGGTCAGTGCCTTTATCGTAGGACTTTTTTTATTTTTAGGACTGTTCTCGCTAGGTTACTTACTGAGTCATGCCGCGATTAAATTCAAAGAATATGAACGTAGCGTCACTGTTAAAGGATTGTCGGAACGAGAATTTTCTGCTGATATCGTGATATGGCCGATCCAATTTACGGTTGCGGATAACGAGCTTAGCTTACTTTACGAGGCTCTTGAAAAAAACACGGAAACGATCAAAGCTTTTCTGAAAAAATCCGGTGTTGCCGAAGGTGAAGTCTCTGTCTCAACTCCCTCCATCACCGATAAGTCCGCGCAAAGTTATCAAAATAGCGGAAATGTCGAATTTAGATACAGCGCAATACAAACCGTCACAGTTTACTCCGCAAATGTGGATCAAGTTCGTTCCGCTATGAACGGCTTATTGGCATTGGGTAAAAAAGGCATTGTCTTTACGGCGCAGGATTACCAAAATCGAACTGAATTCTTATTTACGCAACTCAATCAAATAAAACCTGAGATGATTGAAGAGGCGACTACCAAAGCCCGTGAAGTCGCAGAAAAATTTGCCGAAGACTCCAGCAGCAAACTCGGCAAGATTAAACGAGCGTCACAAGGACAATTTTCTATCGAACCTCGCGATACGAACAATCCGCATATAAAAAAAATACGAGTCGTTTCAACGATTGAATATTATTTATCGGACTAATTTTTTTTGCTTTATGCCTTCGCGCGATGATCAATAAATGACTCCTAACAATACCCTTCGTAGATCAAAATTCGGCACAGGGGGCCCGCCAAAGGACGCCGTGAATACGTCCATGTAGGCTCTTTGCCAGCCCCCCCCCCTGTGCCTCCTTAGGCACTGCCGAAATTTGAAGTGCGAAAGGTATAATCAAAGCCAGATGGATGCGTATTAAGGCATTTTCTAGCGTGTCGCGCCGAAGTTCGACTCAAAAAGGGTATGACCTTTCATCATCGCCATAATATGGCGTCATCATCACTCACGGTAAATACAGGAATGTTAAAAAAATATTATTTAGGTTTATCTAGTTTATTATTAGTATTCTGTTTCTTTCATGGCAATGATCTGATTGCCGGCCCTAAGGAAGATTTTCAAACTTGGGGCACTGTTACGGCTATTGGAAGCCTAGATGCAATCGATCCCGATCTTTCAAAGTACCGATATTGGCTGGAGGGCCAGGGTCGATTCGGCAACGACACGTCGCAAGTTTCGCAAGGCATGCTGCGAACCGGTTTAGGCTACGCCCTCAGTGAAACACTGACTATGTGGCTTGGTTATGCGTTTATACCGACAGAAGAGCCCTTTGTAAGTGATCCCTTCGATGAACATCGTATTTGGCAGCAACTGTTATGGAACCAACCGTTTTCTTTCGGAACATTCAGCAGTCGTAGTCGCTTAGAGCAACGGTTCATGCAAATCGGTAACGATGTCGGTTGGCGTTATCGTCAATTGTTTAAAATATCACTGCCTTTGGCTTTTGCACCAAACTTTAGCTTGGTCGGGACTAACGAAGTTTTTATCGACATTAATAAAACTGATTGGAAATCTGTGAACGGTTTCGATCAAAACCGAGCCTTCGCCGGCATTGGGTATAATTTTGATGAGCACATCAGAACCGAAATCGGCTATATGAATCAATATATCTATAAAGCCACTGCTCAAGATTTTATGAGTCACATCATTTCAATCAATTGGTATCTTAATTTCTAGCTTGATACCGATATTAACGTATATATGAGGAGTTGGTGGTGCTGGATTTCTCGACGAACCTACTTCTCATCCTCTAAGGATCTCGTAACAAATAGCTTCCTTTAGCTATGTGCTTTGTAGCGGGTTCGGCAACTCGCTTGACAGGACGCCGTGAATACATTCCGTGTAGGCTTGACGGCGGCTTTCCCTGCCGCCGACACCTGTCAATCGAGCTACCGAACCTGCCTGCCCTATATTAAAAATAGGGAAGTTATTTATAACCGAATCCTAAATATGGGGAAGAATGCTCAAAATGGGTGGATTAACCAACTGGTATCAATCGAAAAAAGTCAGTAGATTAGTAAAAATAGTGTTTTCTTGAGATGCCTGAGGAATTTCGACCATTTTACCGGGCTCCATAATTAGCGCAGTAATCGAAAATTCCGAAAGCAAGCGTTTTTTTACCGAAACCGCATCTTGAGAGTTAGAGAAAGGCCCTGCAATCACCCTTGTAGCAAAGGCATGTGCCGGAATTGGAGGACCTTGATGATTCAGCATGGCCGCGAATTGTCGAGCCTCTTTCTCGTTTGGTAATGTTGCTACGCTCAGTTTCCATGCATCGACATCGATTTCTTTGGGAATCGGCCGTTTAAACTTGATCGAAGGACGCGATATGGTCAAATAAAAATCATCTATATGGCCTTTTAAAATAGGTGTTAAAACGCCATCGGAGCGCTCGATTGCCGCGTGAACTTTATCCCAATCGATCGATCGACCGGATTCATGTTCAATTTTTTGCAAACGCGCCATCAAATCCTGAACAAGTCGATTGACTTGTTTCGGATCTTTATGGGTAGGCGGATAAGCTTGCAAAAAAAGCGTATCGCCATCCCATGCTGTTAAAAAAGGTTGATTGACAATCCTAACCTGTGAGCCGACAGCGACATGCCGAAATAGCTTTGCAATGTCTTCAGGATAAAGCCGTACACAGCCATGACTGACTTCCATGCCGACGCCATAGGGTTTATTGGTGCCATGGATCAGATAACCGGGAAAACCTAAGCGTAAAGCATAGTCCCCAAGCGGATTGTTCGGGCCGGCGGGGACGACTCTAGGCAAAGGATCGCCTTTTTTAGCATGCTCGCGCCTGATCGACTCGGGAACAGTCCAACTAGGTTTCGCAGTTTTCGCAGTAATTCGGGTCAAGCCTTGCGGCGTTTCCCATCCTTCCCGGCCTATACCAACCGGATAAGTAAATACTTTATTAGCGTTTTTTTGGTCGTATAAAAAAAGCCGCTTAGCCGCTAAATTCAACACAACGCCTTTTCGAGGCGCTTCGGGGATAATGAATCGCAATGGCAAACGAACTGTACTGCCCGGCTCCGGTAACCATGGGTCTAAGTTAGAATTGGCTCGGGTTATTTCGTCATAACCCAAACCGAAATGCCGACCGATTACCAACAACGAGTCTTTTTCATCGGTTTCTATTTGCGCAGCAACACCAATAATTGATTGGCTATCGAATAAAGGAAATTCCCTAATCGGTGAAAATTCGACTGAGGATACAGTATCCGGTCCACGCAAAAGCTGACAAGAACACAATAAATAGAACGACATGCCTATAAAAAGGCGCTTGAATACATTAATGTTTATCGTCATATACATTTAGAAGCGGATGAATCACCCTCTTTTTTGTAACTCGGCCACCGAAATACCGCTCATCCATTCTTTGATTCGATTAGAATCGCCAACCGGCGTCAATTGCCCCCATGAATTGAGTAATACAACGATCGTTGGTCTGTTATTTATCCAGGTTTGCATGACGAGGCACTTGCCGGACTCATTGATAAAACCGGTTTTCGATAGACCGATTTTCCAATTAGGATTTTTAGTCAGAATGTTGGTATTGTTATATTTAAGCATTTGCTTACCGACTTTTTGAGTATGACTTTCTGTAGTCGTCATCGTTCTAATCAATGGGTATTTAGTCGCGTAGGCGACAAGCTTGGCTAAATCCCTCGCTGTTGACTTATTCTCTGTATACAAACCGGTAGGATCGCGAAAACGAGTATTTTTTAATCCGAGAGCCCGCGCCTTACGATTCATGGCCTTGACAAAAGCGGGTTTACCGCCGTGATAGGAGCGGGATAAAGCGGAAGCCGCACGGTTGTCGGACGACATCAGCGCCAACCTCATCATTTCTCTTAGCGTTAATGTTGTTCCGACAGGTAAACGCGAACGGCTGTGACGCAATGTGTCGATATCCTGTTTCGAAATTGTAATGGATTTATTTAAGTTAGGCTTGGAATCAAGCAACACCATTGCCGTCATCAATTTGGTAATGGAAGCGATAGGCATGACATTTTGCGATTTTTTCTCGTAAAGAATCATTCCCGTTTCTTGATCCATGACAATCGCTGCCGATGATTTTAGGGATAAGTTTTTTCCTGACGCGTTTACGGAAAATACCGTGAACATTAACGTAACAATGGCGATTACAGCGAAGGAATTTTTAAACATTTTTTTCATGTGCAGCGATAATTAATCAGGAAAATAAATCGGTACGATTCAATTATAGGTATTATTCGTAATGATTAAAGTCAATAAATTAATTTCTTAACTTTACCTTAACTATTACAATAATTTTAGAAGGGCCATTCTAACGCTGTATCAAGCTCAGTTAAAGCCCGATTGCTAACGAAACAGATCTTTGCGGCTCTATGATCCTGGCTTATCGCTAGAAGGAATGTTGATTCCTTTACAATTGTCCAAGGTAGAAGAAGCTAAAGCGCATTTTTCAATCAAAAACACAGCTGTTATTGACCTTGATGGCAAAGGCAGGATGCGTTCTCTGCCATCGGTCGCGGCTGATAATCAAATTGTCTTCGTATTCCTGTTTGATATGAATATGAGCATAAATTCGTTGGGCTTTTTTATAACGAGGCCTGATTAAAGCATTTAGGGTTTTGATTGCCAATTGTTTTTTAAAAGCCTCCGCTCTTATTTCGCTAGAAAAAACACCTAATGAAATATCTCCCTTAACTTCGCCTTTCCGGAACAGCCAATAATCGGTAATTCCTTTTTGTTTCAAAAGTTCAACATTTTCCAATGATTGTTCATAAGTTTCACCGGCCGGCAAGTACACCATGTAATCGCTAATCTTTTGCTCTTCTCGGCGCACCGATTTGATCGAAGCGGAATTGATGCCCGTCTGTTTTCGCCAGCTGTAAAATTGCTGCATCGTATCGAACGGCCCGGCCTCATAACACATACTGGACTCAACCTTGTTTTTTTTAGGCGCCATTTCTTGTTTTTTAACAATCGGGGCGTTTGCGGCGTCAATGTCGGTTCCGCCAAGTTCTTGTTTGGCACGACGATTGGTTTCATCCGAAATACTGGTTTTTGGGGGTGTTGGAGTTGCCTTAGTCAAGGCTATCGAAGCATCGTTGAAAGCAAGAATGGGGGGTGATTTTTTTGGCCGGGTTTGAGATATCTGATGTGAAACGAAATGCATATCGAGCCATTCGGCCAACAGCAAACTGGACCTGACCCCCGAAGAAGGCGCTAAACTATAATCTGAAACGAATATAGCACTGCGAATCGATTGCTCAATCGCCGTACCGGCGGCACACCATGATAACCCGGATTGCGCTTGCTTAAGGCTCGGTGAGTCGTTTAGTTCCGAAACCAGGATAATTTGCTCTCTTGTATCCGCTGAATTAATGAGAACATCACGCTCCAATGAAATAGTGCCTGAATGATATTGCCATAAAAAAAAAGTGATATTGAGCATTATTAGCAATAAGGCCAAAAGTTTCATAGCTTATTCCGCGAGAATCAATGACAAGCCTTTTAAGACCAAGTCCGGTACAACACAAGATACATTATCAAGATGAGGGGCAATATCGCCCGCGTCTCCACCGGTTAAAACTAACTTAGGATTTCGTGATAAATAACGTCCTGGAACTATGAGTTTTTTTGAGGGTTCGGTAACTCGATTGACAGGGCGCCGTGAATACTTCCGTGTAGACTTGACGACGGCTTTCCCTGTTTCTGACACCTGCCGATCGAGCAAGCGATCTCTCTGTAAAATGGGTAAGTTATTTACGGCTAAATCCTTAACAGGCTTGTTTAAATCTGCTATCAAGCTCTTAATCATACCGATGACGGCATAAAGGGCGCCATTATCAATAGCATCGCTCGTATTTCGAGCCAAGACCGGTAAACCGCTTTGTGCGGAAAGCTGTAAATTGGCCGTGCCATTTGACAGCGAATGCTTCATTAAGGTTAAACCCGGACAAATGAGCCCTCCCAAATGACAACCGTTGCGGTCCATTACATCAATGGTAATGGCGGTCCCGCAGTCGACGATACAGACCGGTTCCGACCAGTAATGCCTGGCCGCTATTAGACACAGCCAACGATCCACGCCCAGTTTTTCCGGAAATTCATAAGCATTCCGAACACCATACGCTTCGGCTACGGAATGAGCTTGTATTATGGACATAGAAGGCCACAGGTCCAGAGCAATTGTCTTGACTTGATCTAATACGGCATTCGAAGCCACGCAGGAAATAGCCATACGCCGCGGCGATTTCGGCAAGGCTCGCCAAGTGGAAAACAACCGGGCTTCAAAATCACTATCTTGATGAATAACAGGCACTCCCGGTTCTAAACGAATATCGTTATATCCCCACTTTACACGAGAGTTACCGATATCGACCAATAAGTCCATTCGGTCAATTCTTGCTAAAACTTACTTCGCCGGATGCAAAACAACAGGCTTTGCCGTCGGCAATCATTAAACGAAACAGGCCATTATCGTCGATTCCTCCAGCATTGCCTGTTATTGCAGAATCGCCATGATAGATAACGACAGGACGGCCTTCCAGGCAATCGTAAGATCGCCATTCATCTAAATAAGGTTTTAAGCCATGGTTTTCGTAATCGGCAAGTATCGGCAATAATTCATTCAACAACGTTCCTGCTAAACGATTTCTCGAAATGGATATCCCTCCCATAATCCGAGTCAAATCGATCCAAGCTTGATCGATCATTGCCGCTTCACGATCCGGCATATAAATATTCAACCCGATACCGATCACAGCCGCGCAAGGCCCATGAGTCTCCCCGGTCACTTCGATTAATATCCCGCCTAATTTATGTTCCTGCCAATAAATATCGTTCGGCCATTTTAAACCGATACCGGATAAACCTAAGGATGCCAAGGCCCTGATCACGGAAACGCCGACAGCAAGACTCAAGCCTGAAATAGCGGACGGGCCGTTGTGAAAGTGCCACAAGAGCGACAGGTAAATATTTGAACCGAACGGCGAGACCCAGGACCTACCTCGCCGGCCTTTACCTGCAGTTTGAAACTCAGCTAAACAAACCGCCCCGGATCGGGCTGCGCATTTAGCTTGATTGATCAAATGGTTATTCGTTGAATCAAGCCGGTCATGGATGTTTAAATCCGAAATGCTCAAGCGAACACTCTCCATCAACACGGATTCGATTTTTTCACTGCTTAAAAATTCGATCGGGCGTTCTAGGCGGTAACCCTTGCCGCTCACTGCGATGGGCTCCAAGCCTAGTTCGGTTAAACTGTGTAACTGTTTCCAAACCGCCGATCTGCTCACACCGAGAGTATCGGCTAAAATAGAACCCGAATGAAATTCGCCGTCGGCAAGGATCCCCAGAATTTTTTTTTGTTGATCGGTAATTGTCACTGCACAGTAAAAATAGAATTATCGTTTTATCCGCCAAAATAATTAAGGACTTCGTGAAAGCCCCTAAAGTCAACACTACGGCTCTTTATTCTCGCGGAGTTTTTGCATTTGCCTTTTAACGACATGCCTAATCAACAACTCCCGGTCTTGCTCCTTCATATTGATATAATCGACACCAATAATATGAGAATAAATGCCTTCAGGATTCTTTTTGGGCTTGCAATAAATAACTCTTCCATAAGTGACAATGACAGCCATACACGAAACCAATAGCATTTTAATTTCCAGATAATCACCAACTGCCAAGACCTCCGCACACTCGAAAGCCAATCCGGATGCGCTTAAATTAGCGTTGCGAGTATCCTTCTCTTTAAAATCGGTGCCTTGCATCATTATCGCCTGAGCAATCAAATCAATTTTACTTTCAATTAATTTCAAATAATCGGCTACATCCGGCACAGTCCGATCGAGCCGATGCATCATGATACGGGATTCTTGTGAAATTAATTCCAAAGCGGCGGACAACGAACAGTTGCCCAGCACATTATCGCTCATATGACTAGCCGGCGAGGCGGTCGCTTCATCTACTTTTTTATAGTAAAGATTAACTTGATCATCAATGCGAAAAAAACGCCGTCTATCTTTATCCCGATTCATTTAAATTTCCTGGAAATGAAATATATTTTTTGGATGCATCGACTTCGCCACCCCCTAATATTACTCGACAAACTCTTGACCTGCTTCGTCGGCGCCTGGTTCTACTTGCACGATAACGATCTCGACTCTTCGATTAAGCGCCCGGTTTTCGGGGGAATCGTTAGGTACTAACGGTCGGGTATCGGCATAACCCTGGATGACGAGTCGTGACGGTTCGGTTCCTGGTTGATCCAGCATGAAATGAGAAACGGTTACGGCACGAGAGGCAGACAATTCCCAATTCGAGCGATACATCTGCGTTCTAATCGGTCTGTCGTCTGAATGACCCGACACCAGAACTTTTCCGGGCGATTCGTTAACCGATGCGGTAATTTTAGTCAATACGGGCTCAAATCCGGTATTGAGCACCGCACTACCGGATGGAAACGATCCTTTTTCGCTAATGCGAATAATGATTTTTAGATTTTCCGTTTCCACCGAAACCAAACCCATCTTGATTTCTTCTTTTAAATCCTCTCTGATTTTTTCTGCCTGCTCCTCAATTTCGGCCTGTGTCAATTCCATTAGCTGTTTTTTTGCCGCTTCCAAGTTCGGCGAATCCTGCATAGTCGTCTGCTTGACTTCCTCTAGCGGAGTGGGCTCGGTCGGTGCCGGCGAAAAATGCTGGGCGATAATACTGGTCCCCATTGGAATATCGTATGCCGGCACATCCTTCTGTACGCCAAAAGCATTGATCATCGAATCAGCCATTTTTTTAAACTTGATGGTATCCATGGTTGCAAATGATAACAACAACACAAAGAAACACATCAGCAACGACATTAAGTCGGCAAAGGTCGTCAACCATGCGGGTGCTCCGACCGGGGGGCATTTGGGGCATTCATCAGCCATTTTTCACCTATTCATTGTCGGTTTTTCGCTTTTTATCGGAAATATAGGAATTCAACAAAGACTCTAGAACCTTAGGATTCATACCTTCTTGTATGCCGGAAATCGTTTCTAATATAAGTTCTTTATTGGTTTTTTCATAAAGCATCACCTTAGCTAGCTTGTCGACGATCGGGAGCGCGAAACAGTTTGCCACTAACGCACCGTAAAGTGTTGTCAGTAAAGCGACGGCCATCGCAGGACCGATACTCGACGGATCGGACATGTTTGCGAGCATCTGCACCAAACCAACCAACGTTCCGATCATACCCATTGCCGGCGCTAAATCGCCGACTCCTTTCCACATATCTTGACCTACTTCATTGCGCGATATCATTTGGTTAATTTCTTGAGACAGCATTTTTTTTACAAAAGCAGGATCATGCCCATCGACACAAAGATTGATACCTTTTCTCATAAATTCGTTTTCAATAGTCTCATTTTCCAAGGCCAGTAGACCGTTTTTTCGAGCGACATCGGAAAGCCTTACGGCTTCTTCGATTAACACTGCGGGGTCTTCCCTTTTGTTTAGAAAAGCTTTTCCTAAAACACCGAAAGACCTTAAAAAATCGGATATAGGAATACGCATCAACGATACGCCGAAAGTACCGCCTATGACGATTAATATGGAGGGTAGATTTACAAATAACATAACATCGCCGCCGGTAGCAATGGCGGCTGTAATAATCCCTATGCCCAATAAAAAGCCGATTAACGACGCTATATCCACATTTAACCTCTTCGTAATAATGGATAATCAATCAGAACATTGAACAAACTCATTTGAGTCGCCCCCCCTTTTTTATACCCTCGCAGATCAAAATTCGTCGCTGAAGTAACCGCGAAAGTCAAGAGATAGAATACAAAATTTGCCCTCAATGATTCAAAACGGGATATCGTCATCAAAATCGTCGTAAGGCGGAGGCGCTGAGTTTGAGGGTGTTGTTGATTGAGGCCTAGATTGAGCTGGAGCCGAGTTCTGTGACGAATAAGCGCCTTGATTATCGGAATAATTGGCGGTACCGCCGCTTCGGCTTCCCAGCATATGCATTTCGTTAGCGATAATTTCTGTCGTGTAGCGGTCTTGCCCGTCTTGGCCCTGCCATTTTCGTGTTTGCAAGCGACCTTCAACATAGACCTGGCTGCCTTTTTTTAAATATTCGCCGGCAATTTCGGCAAGCCTTCTAAAAAAAACTACGCGATGCCATTCGGTAGACTCTTTCCGCTCGCCGGTTTGTCTATCTTTCCAACGCATTGTCGTGGCTAGACTAATATTTGTTACCGCTTCGCCACTAGGCATATAGCGAACTTCGGGGTCGGCCCCGAGGTTGCCGATTAATGTTACTTTGTTTAGCATGTTTTCTCCGAAAAACGATTGAGCAAAAAATATAGATTCTCAAGGGAAACTTTACATTTGGAAAACCGATACCAACCTGAGTATTTATCGCGAAATCCTTAAGGATTTCGTGAAAAATAACTTCCTGGAGCTATGGGTTTTGGCGGGTCCGCGCGTCCCATTTTATACCTTTCACGCTTCAAATTTCGGCAGTGCTTTAGTAGGCGCCGGGGTACTCGGTCCCTCACCTAACAGTAGGTGAGGGACCAGCATGGAACTCGCATAGAGCCTACATAGACGCATTCACGGCGTCCTTGCGGACACCCCTATGCCGAATTTTGATCTACGATGGGTACAAATTTAGATTAAAACTTAAAATAAATAGCAAAAATCAGTTGAATTATCAGGAATCGAACTGAGTTATCGAATACTGTAAACGATCTTTATCCAATAAACGATTATCGACTTTAAGATAAACCACCCCTTCGCCGAAATGCAGCTTCACTTCCTCAACTCCGGTAACCCTGAGGATCTCTTCAGTGAGTTGCTCGGCTTGAACTCGGGTAAGATTGCTAATGGAAATCAGCATATTGGCAAGATAACGCGGCGGTTTCATTGTAAAAGATACTACCAACCAACTCGCTCCCGCTACAGCACTCATGATAAAAACAGCGCTACCGCCGAATTCGCCATAACTCCAGCCTCCAAGCGCACCGCCTAAAAATGCCCCTAAAAATTGAGAAGTCGAATAAAAACCCATGGCCGTTCCTTTCATGTCGCCCGGTGCGGTTTTAGAAACCAATGAAGGTAACGTGGCTTCGAGCAAATTGAAACCGCAAAAAAACAACCAAAGAAAAACAACGATCCCGGTCAAGCTTTGATGAAAGTACTGTAAACCTAATTCAGATACAACGATAACAGCAATCGCACCGATAAAAACGGGTTTCATTTTACGCTTTTTTTCAGCCAAAATAATAAAAGGTACTGCAGCCAACAATGAAACGATAAACACAGGCAAATAAACTTGTCCATGTTGACTGCCGCCTAATCCGGCATCCCTCATCAATAGTGGAATGGCAATAAAACTGGCCGTTAATATCAAATGTAGAATAAAGATACCGTAATTGAATCTTAGCAGCTCGGCATTTTTTAACACATGCTTTATCTGGCCCGGAATCAGTTCGGCATCGCGGTGAACTTTTGATTGTATCGGGTTCGGAACAATATAAACGATGACGATTATTGCCGCTAACGAGAGCAGCGCCGTCAACCAGAAAATACCTTCAACACCGACATAACCGGCAAGGACAGGTCCTATAGAGATCGCGATGCCGAACGAAACGCCAATACTGATACCGATCAAGGCCATCGCCTTCGTCCTATGGACCTCCTGAGTCAAATCGGCGACCAAGGCCATAATGACTGCGGCGATGGCTCCTGAACCTTGCAATGCCCTGCCGAATAACACGCCGTAAATCGTCGTCGACATCGCCGAAAGCACGCTGCCGGCTGCAAACAACAATAAGCCCAGGATAATTAATTTTTTTCGCCCAAAGCGGTCGGACATTAGCCCGAAAGGGATTTGTAATAATGCCTGACTTAATCCATAAATACTGACCGATAATCCGATTAAAAGCGGCGTGGAACCTTCCAAATGCTCGGCAAATAATGGCAATACCGGCATAATCATAAACAATCCCAACATCCTTAATGCGTAAATGCCCGCCAATGAACCGGTTGCTCGTTTTTCCAGCAATGTCATTGGGCTGGTAATATCCTGCATTTGTGCCAAAACACTTATCTCCTGAATAAAGTACGCTATCGAAAACTATAAAGAATGGATGGCTAATCGAAATTTAACAGCCTTACACTGCGAAGTACCAATTAACATCGTTAACCGACACACAATGCCGGCTATTATAACAACGGTTGCTTGAGCAGTCTGTTTGAAATTAGCCTTGAGAAATCAAGGGTAAGGAAAGGGGGGCGCTAAAGTGCGTCTCATAGCATGCTATAAAAAGAATAGACGAATCCTAGGCAATCGAAAAGTAAGGGAGCTTGGGGGTATCTCGGCAGCATTAATCTCGTGCTTTTCGTGAGTTTGCTGCCGTTTTTAGATCAAATAATCATGAGACGTAATGATGTCGATGCAGTGTACCGCAATTGACAAAACGACTGATTAAACGGGATTCCACGATAGGCACTTCCGTGTGCCGCTACCTCGATAATCGTTACTGTGAAAGTACAATGCCGGCTCCGAAGAGGGTGCGGTTGCTCGATCGACAGGCGTCGGCGGCAGGGAAAGCCGCCGTCGAGCCTACATGGACGTATTTACTCAGCACCTAAATTATCTATGTAATCAATCATGGCCAATAGGCTATGGAATTTAGGTGCTGGATTTAGGTGCTGGGTTTACGGCGTCCTGTCGGGCGAGTGACCGCCCCCACCACAGCTCGCATTTTCATTTGCCGGGGCGATTGCCTGGCCTTCATGAACGTTACGGTCGGCGAAATTTATTCCAGGTTCGCATGCCGCGATCTCATTTCTTCTTCTGGAATGCCTTTTTCGTGGATGACATGAGAGATGGTCGCTTCCAGAAATGCCAATGTGGAAAGTTCGAAAACCGTTCCCATTGGCATGCCGATAACCTTGCCGTACTGTTCCGGGCTACCGACTCTAAACACGGCATCGGCCATGTCGCCGATTGTCGACTCGCTTTTCGCTGAAATCAGCACGATTTGTGCGC
It includes:
- a CDS encoding flagellar motor protein MotB — encoded protein: MADECPKCPPVGAPAWLTTFADLMSLLMCFFVLLLSFATMDTIKFKKMADSMINAFGVQKDVPAYDIPMGTSIIAQHFSPAPTEPTPLEEVKQTTMQDSPNLEAAKKQLMELTQAEIEEQAEKIREDLKEEIKMGLVSVETENLKIIIRISEKGSFPSGSAVLNTGFEPVLTKITASVNESPGKVLVSGHSDDRPIRTQMYRSNWELSASRAVTVSHFMLDQPGTEPSRLVIQGYADTRPLVPNDSPENRALNRRVEIVIVQVEPGADEAGQEFVE
- a CDS encoding MotA/TolQ/ExbB proton channel family protein encodes the protein MDIASLIGFLLGIGIITAAIATGGDVMLFVNLPSILIVIGGTFGVSLMRIPISDFLRSFGVLGKAFLNKREDPAVLIEEAVRLSDVARKNGLLALENETIENEFMRKGINLCVDGHDPAFVKKMLSQEINQMISRNEVGQDMWKGVGDLAPAMGMIGTLVGLVQMLANMSDPSSIGPAMAVALLTTLYGALVANCFALPIVDKLAKVMLYEKTNKELILETISGIQEGMNPKVLESLLNSYISDKKRKTDNE
- the ssb gene encoding single-stranded DNA-binding protein yields the protein MLNKVTLIGNLGADPEVRYMPSGEAVTNISLATTMRWKDRQTGERKESTEWHRVVFFRRLAEIAGEYLKKGSQVYVEGRLQTRKWQGQDGQDRYTTEIIANEMHMLGSRSGGTANYSDNQGAYSSQNSAPAQSRPQSTTPSNSAPPPYDDFDDDIPF
- a CDS encoding MFS transporter, whose amino-acid sequence is MQDITSPMTLLEKRATGSLAGIYALRMLGLFMIMPVLPLFAEHLEGSTPLLIGLSVSIYGLSQALLQIPFGLMSDRFGRKKLIILGLLLFAAGSVLSAMSTTIYGVLFGRALQGSGAIAAVIMALVADLTQEVHRTKAMALIGISIGVSFGIAISIGPVLAGYVGVEGIFWLTALLSLAAIIVIVYIVPNPIQSKVHRDAELIPGQIKHVLKNAELLRFNYGIFILHLILTASFIAIPLLMRDAGLGGSQHGQVYLPVFIVSLLAAVPFIILAEKKRKMKPVFIGAIAVIVVSELGLQYFHQSLTGIVVFLWLFFCGFNLLEATLPSLVSKTAPGDMKGTAMGFYSTSQFLGAFLGGALGGWSYGEFGGSAVFIMSAVAGASWLVVSFTMKPPRYLANMLISISNLTRVQAEQLTEEILRVTGVEEVKLHFGEGVVYLKVDNRLLDKDRLQYSITQFDS